Proteins from a single region of Hypomesus transpacificus isolate Combined female chromosome 9, fHypTra1, whole genome shotgun sequence:
- the rspo4 gene encoding R-spondin-4 isoform X1 encodes MHLRLLTILTLVWQAITMSARRPRAFTDEQEHCRSCMECSHDNGCVRCPERLFLFLRRDGMSHHGSCVHACPPGHYGQRGQDISRCLKCRSADCESCFSRDFCMRCRPGLRLFRGQCSSSCPAGTLPTLTDCVEGCLGVPEGPWGGWSTCLREGHSCGFRWGRQSRTRGMSLSQPEQTSALCHPESETRRCRMKKRCPTERRKKERGGGRKRGRKQTQQLLNETGTEPPGGT; translated from the exons ATGCATCTGCGCCTTCTGACCATTTTAACCTTGGTTTGGCAGGCTATCACCATGAGTGCAAGACGACCCAGAG CTTTCACAGACGAACAGGAGCACTGCCGGAGCTGCATGGAGTGTTCCCACGACAACGGCTGTGTGCGTTGCCCCGAGCgcctcttcctgtttctgagGAGAGACGGGATGTCCCACCATGGCTCCTGTGTGCACGCCTGCCCTCCTGGACACTACGGCCAGAGGGGCCAGGACATCAGCCGCTGTCTCA AATGCCGTTCTGCTGACTGTGAGAGCTGCTTCAGCAGAGACTTCTGCATGAGGTGTAGGCCTGGCCTTCGCCTGTTCAGAGGCCAGTGCTCCAGCAGCTGTCCGGCTGGCACCTTACCCACACTCACAGACTGTGTCG aGGGCTGTCTGGGGGTCCCGGAGGGGCCCTGGGGGGGATGGAGCACCTGTCTCCGGGAAGGCCACAGCTGTGGCTTCAGGTGGGGCCGCCAAAGTCGGACCCGGGGGATGTCTTTGAGCCAGCCTGAGCAGACGTCAGCACTCTGTCACCCTGAGAGCGAAACCAGGAGGTGCAGGATGAAGAAGCGATGTCCAAcag aaagaagaaagaaggagagaggaggagggaggaagagagggaggaaacagACGCAGCAGCTTCTGAATGAGACTGGAACGGAGCCACCGGGGGGAACATAA
- the rspo4 gene encoding R-spondin-4 isoform X2 produces the protein MHLRLLTILTLVWQAITMSARRPRAFTDEQEHCRSCMECSHDNGCVRCPERLFLFLRRDGMSHHGSCVHACPPGHYGQRGQDISRCLKCRSADCESCFSRDFCMRCRPGLRLFRGQCSSSCPAGTLPTLTDCVEGCLGVPEGPWGGWSTCLREGHSCGFRWGRQSRTRGMSLSQPEQTSALCHPESETRRCRMKKRCPTDDDGSSDPSSCPRLVLFFVSQTVDS, from the exons ATGCATCTGCGCCTTCTGACCATTTTAACCTTGGTTTGGCAGGCTATCACCATGAGTGCAAGACGACCCAGAG CTTTCACAGACGAACAGGAGCACTGCCGGAGCTGCATGGAGTGTTCCCACGACAACGGCTGTGTGCGTTGCCCCGAGCgcctcttcctgtttctgagGAGAGACGGGATGTCCCACCATGGCTCCTGTGTGCACGCCTGCCCTCCTGGACACTACGGCCAGAGGGGCCAGGACATCAGCCGCTGTCTCA AATGCCGTTCTGCTGACTGTGAGAGCTGCTTCAGCAGAGACTTCTGCATGAGGTGTAGGCCTGGCCTTCGCCTGTTCAGAGGCCAGTGCTCCAGCAGCTGTCCGGCTGGCACCTTACCCACACTCACAGACTGTGTCG aGGGCTGTCTGGGGGTCCCGGAGGGGCCCTGGGGGGGATGGAGCACCTGTCTCCGGGAAGGCCACAGCTGTGGCTTCAGGTGGGGCCGCCAAAGTCGGACCCGGGGGATGTCTTTGAGCCAGCCTGAGCAGACGTCAGCACTCTGTCACCCTGAGAGCGAAACCAGGAGGTGCAGGATGAAGAAGCGATGTCCAAcag ATGATGATGGCTCTTCAGATCCTAGTTCCTGCCCCCGTCTCGTCCTTTTCTTTGTCTCCCAAACTGTTGACAGTTGA
- the psmf1 gene encoding proteasome inhibitor PI31 subunit encodes MPGLEVLYTYAAGSISCPQDAVVCFVHWEIINSGYKCLGSGDEPRSGDKKSELLPADWSSSKELYTLRYQSLDDKTRLLVKAITVDNTLIFNALDPGSDQVSDLTVTISDHVDAEHLQTYDSVFKDAAALTEKVQTQLLPSAPAPKAQPANRKAERKSRRDTEEEHQDRHPLRVGPSQPLGARQPHWADPMAPFAPGRADLDPFGGGGGGMIVDPLRAGFPRPGFDPSGGLPGVLPPGSVPPGARFDPFGPAGRNRPGPDPDHMPPPGYDDMFM; translated from the exons ATGCCAGGGTTAGAGGTGTTGTACACCTACGCTGCGGGTAGCATAAGTTGCCCCCAGGACGCTGTGGTTTGTTTCGTTCACTGGGAAATTATAAATAGCGGATACAAATGTCTTGGGTCAGGCGACGAG CCACGTAGTGGGGACAAGAAGTCGGAGTTGCTCCCCGCTGACTGGAGCAGTAGTAAGGAGCTGTACACCCTTAGGTACCAGTCTCTCGACGATAAGACCCGGCTCCTGGTGAAAGCCATCACCGTGGACAACACGCTCATATTCAACGCCCTG GACCCAGGCTCTGACCAGGTGTCTGACCTCACCGTCACCATCAGTGACCACGTGGATGCAGAACACCTCCAGACATATGACAG TGTGTTTAAGGATGCTGCTGCTCTGACTGAGAAGGTGCAGACCCAGCTCCTGCCCTCAGCACCCGCCCCCAAGGCCCAGCCGGCCAATAGgaaagcagagaggaagagcaggagagacacGGAGGAGGAGCATCAAGACCGCCACCCGCTCCGCGTGGGCCCGTCCCAGCCGCTCGGCGCCAGGCAGCCTCACTG ggcagACCCCATGGCTCCATTTGCACCAGGAAGAGCAGATTTGGATCCCTTTGG tGGCGGAGGTGGGGGGATGATCGTAGACCCCCTCAGGGCGGGGTTCCCCCGGCCAGGCTTTGACCCATCAGGAGGTCTCCCTGGCGTGCTGCCACCTGGCTCCGTGCCCCCCGGGGCCCGCTTCGACCCGTTTGGACCGGCGGGCAGGAACAGACCCGG GCCCGACCCCGACCACATGCCCCCCCCTGGATACGACGACATGTTCATGTAG